One genomic window of Fusarium fujikuroi IMI 58289 draft genome, chromosome FFUJ_chr01 includes the following:
- a CDS encoding related to Protein indc11, whose translation MSNRYRKVVIPRYGDASVLEIVEDTLAAPASRHVQVAPIHAGFSGADVHMRRGVYPSQQKPPFTPGYCLVGTVKANGTNSNIFKPGDIVACLTKYDAQAELVNLPEKHLIPVPAGLDLQQVTALVLDWSTAYAMVHQVAKVKSGQKVFVHGVSGSVGYATMKLAQLRGAKVYGTASERNHAAIREQGGVPFVYTDKNWIKVMKDGGGVDAAFDSIGFDSFEESYDILNDHGIVVGFGANQLSLTGEAPISAIWPTVKFLLKGRVPWRSKRTYFYRIDRDQPEYRPNMNTLLDLLGKGEIHVPIRKVWDLDDIQEAHRQWHSGSGVGAVIVNIRSGAA comes from the coding sequence ATGTCGAACCGTTACCGCAAAGTGGTCATACCCAGATACGGCGATGCCTCGGTCCTCGAGATCGTTGAAGACACATTAGCAGCCCCAGCTAGCAGGCATGTCCAAGTCGCCCCAATTCACGCTGGTTTCTCCGGCGCCGACGTTCACATGAGGCGCGGTGTCTACCCCTCGCAGCAGAAGCCTCCCTTCACCCCAGGCTACTGTCTCGTTGGCACTGTCAAAGCCAACGGCACCAACAGCAATATCTTCAAACCTGGCGACATTGTAGCATGCTTGACCAAGTATGATGCGCAGGCTGAACTTGTCAATTTGCCCGAGAAGCACCTTATTCCTGTGCCTGCAGGCCTGGACCTGCAGCAGGTGACTGCGCTTGTCCTCGACTGGTCCACGGCGTACGCCATGGTTCACCAAGTCGCCAAGGTGAAGAGTGGACAGAAAGTCTTCGTCCACGGCGTTAGTGGATCTGTGGGCTATGCCACCATGAAACTAGCACAGTTGCGTGGGGCCAAGGTGTACGGCACGGCATCGGAACGAAATCACGCTGCTATCCGAGAACAGGGAGGAGTCCCATTCGTCTACACCGATAAGAATTGGATCAAAGTGATGAAAGacggtggtggtgttgacgcCGCTTTTGATTCCATCGGTTTCGACAGCTTTGAGGAGTCCTATGATATACTCAACGACCACGGCATAGTTGTTGGCTTCGGTGCCAATCAGCTGTCTCTCACCGGCGAGGCTCCCATCTCAGCTATCTGGCCTACAGTCAAGTTTCTGCTCAAGGGAAGAGTCCCATGGCGGAGCAAGCGAACATACTTTTACCGCATCGATCGCGATCAGCCGGAGTACAGGCCTAACATGAATActcttcttgatctgctcGGAAAGGGCGAGATTCATGTGCCCATCAGGAAGGTCTGGGACTTGGACGAtatccaagaagctcaccgtCAGTGGCACAGCGGATCCGGAGTTGGTGCAGTTATCGTCAACATCAGGTCCGGTGCTGCATAG
- a CDS encoding P3-like isoflavone reductase, translating to MASSPKLNVVVAGASGETGSSIIKALLANQAQFHVIALARPESAGKDVYKAMASSGATIKTADFRAVDALAEQLAGADVVISCLMPIQLVESETLIDAAHRAGVGRFLPSFWGPVMPPRGVMAVREIREDLLDRCKRLYLPYTVVDVGMWYQVCLPAPYAPPPPVADVFIGDGNAPSAIIDKDDIGPYVARIITDSRTLNRSVFAYGEVTTQSTILAEVEAATGKKVPWDSVSAAELEARVAEHQSLAAKDPNDVGLLLNLAEDQYRYSRSVRLDNTPEHAQYLGYLDGKALYPDLECKSVREFVREVVSGERDHRIYVGRDPVADATQHRT from the coding sequence ATGGCCTCTTCCCCCAAGCTTAACGTGGTCGTCGCCGGCGCCTCTGGTGAGACAGGATCGTCCATCATAAAGGCGCTATTGGCCAACCAGGCGCAGTTTCATGTCATCGCATTAGCAAGGCCTGAATCGGCAGGCAAGGACGTATACAaggccatggcttcttcaggCGCTACTATCAAGACGGCCGACTTCCGCGCTGTAGACGCACTTGCAGAACAGCTTGCGGGCGCTGACGTCGTCATCTCGTGCCTAATGCCGATTCAACTGGTAGAATCAGAGACACTTATCGACGCTGCGCATCGCGCTGGCGTTGGCCGCTTTCTGCCCAGCTTCTGGGGACCTGTCATGCCTCCGCGTGGTGTTATGGCTGTTCGTGAAATACGAGAGGACCTTCTGGACCGCTGCAAGCGTCTATATCTACCTTATACTGTTGTCGATGTGGGCATGTGGTACCAGGTCTGCCTACCAGCACCGTAtgctccaccaccacccgTTGCCGATGTGTTCATCGGAGATGGCAATGCACCTAGCGCCATAATAGACAAAGACGATATTGGGCCATATGTGGCCCGCATCATCACGGATTCGCGGACCCTAAACCGGTCCGTCTTTGCGTATGGCGAGGTTACCACGCAAAGCACCATCTTAGCCGAGGTTGAGGCTGCAACGGGAAAGAAGGTGCCGTGGGATTCTGTGTCGGCTGCTGAGCTCGAGGCTCGCGTTGCGGAGCATCAGAGCTTAGCGGCAAAAGACCCGAATGATGTAGGGCTGTTGTTGAACCTTGCTGAGGATCAGTATAGGTATAGTCGCTCTGTCAGGCTCGACAACACTCCCGAGCATGCCCAATATCTAGGGTACTTGGACGGCAAGGCTTTATACCCGGATCTCGAGTGCAAGTCGGTGCGTGAATTTGTACGGGAGGTGGTCAGCGGAGAGCGTGACCACCGCATCTATGTTGGCCGGGATCCAGTGGCAGATGCAACGCAGCACAGGACTTAG
- a CDS encoding related to Virulence protein STM3117, with product MSRPLAIVKAIDHLVLTCKNVPLTAEWYAKHLGMKIETFTSPSDPSSTPRTALKFGTYKLNLHQQGKEFEPKASTALPGTADLCFIVEDNTELPRLIEGFGARGIQVLEGGKIVKRTGALGKIQSIYVRDPDGNLIE from the coding sequence ATGTCGCGACCATTAGCCATTGTCAAGGCTATCGACCATCTCGTCCTCACTTGCAAGAACGTGCCTCTCACTGCTGAGTGGTATGCTAAACATCTCGGCATGAAGATAGAGACCTTTACCTCACCTAGCGACCCGTCCTCCACGCCACGAACTGCTTTGAAGTTCGGAACATATAAACTTAACCTCCACCAGCAGGGCAAGGAGTTCGAACCTAAGGCATCTACTGCTCTGCCTGGTACCGCAGACCTCTGCTTTATAGTCGAAGATAATACCGAGCTCCCGCGCTTAATCGAGGGATTTGGGGCTAGAGGTATACAAGTCCTCGAAGGTGGTAAAATTGTTAAAAGAACTGGAGCTCTTGGAAAGATTCAGAGCATATATGTTCGTGATCCAGATGGCAACTTAATTGAGTAA
- a CDS encoding related to C6 zink-finger protein PRO1A, whose translation MPAPACWTCRLRRKKCDRARPVCRGCGDLSIDCHYSPERPQWMDGGYKQKQRAKFVKAQVIQGATSRRAKGFAVQVQSLQQEYGSSAIELHEASSEDTSPSSGEPGTWVSSADTATFVRAGHPTNQKETDDFLTSLYLDTVFPHLFPLYHPQTFAGGRTWLLKAILEQPAIYHPVISISAYYFTLLLARDARQTLRTPCEQQVWDTLALHMNCSLKIIQGEMAAFNKKPCGKEDPLKQARLLGAIIQQLIFDTAMAQGADWNLHLTAALGLFRDIIETRRQADGTFNLDAFLQTVAPRSSIFDGLNLHMRPWSDDQNAFRFFSAFLIYADVISGVMSGTPPKLQPYHGMLIADEPASDGCEVPTLETEEFIGCPGWVLAVLGQISSIDASQKASRGNAFHGRADGDRGILAEIKTKLQTGLRDTQVDSQRDLAADQVAEAWIHGATLYLLMVEQRRRPSQTETKDHVQFIARLIGSPACQVSLRSIMWPFFIAGVLAEKEDEIIFIEAVSKLGPLKAFGSAKEALSLLERAWLARDETPRHDWRLSDCFGGEHRYGLLI comes from the coding sequence ATGCCTGCCCCAGCCTGCTGGACCTGCCGCTTACGGCGCAAGAAGTGTGACAGGGCTCGGCCCGTCTGCAGAGGCTGTGGCGACCTCTCAATCGACTGTCACTATAGTCCTGAACGTCCGCagtggatggatggagggtataagcaaaagcaaagggCGAAATTTGTCAAAGCCCAGGTCATCCAGGGTGCTACGTCTCGCCGTGCAAAGGGCTTCGCTGTCCAGgttcaatctcttcaacagGAATACGGCTCGTCAGCAATTGAGCTACATGAGGCCTCTTCGGAGGATACTTCCCCCTCCTCTGGAGAACCCGGTACGTGGGTGTCCAGCGCCGATACCGCCACATTTGTTAGAGCAGGTCACCCAACCAACCAAAAGGAAACTGATGATTTCCTGACAAGCCTTTACCTCGACACCGTATTTCCTCATCTCTTCCCTCTATATCACCCACAGACTTTCGCTGGTGGTCGCACCTGGTTACTCAAAGCTATCCTAGAACAGCCCGCAATCTATCATCCTGTCATCAGTATCAGTGCATACTACTTCACCCTCCTCCTAGCGCGAGATGCAAGACAGACTCTGCGCACTCCCTGCGAGCAACAAGTCTGGGATACTCTGGCGTTGCATATGAACTGCTCCCTCAAAATCATCCAGGGCGAAATGGCTGCATTTAATAAAAAGCCATGCGGTAAGGAAGACCCTCTCAAACAGGCTCGATTACTAGGAGCCATTATTCAGCAGCTTATCTTCGACACGGCCATGGCGCAGGGCGCTGATTGGAACTTACACCTCACAGCAGCCTTGGGCCTGTTCCGTGATATTATCGAAACACGCCGTCAAGCAGATGGGACGTTTAACCTTGACGCATTTCTACAAACCGTGGCACCCAGGAGTTCAATTTTTGATGGCCTGAACCTACATATGAGACCCTGGTCCGATGATCAAAATGCCTTTCGGTTTTTCTCGGCCTTTTTGATATACGCAGACGTGATATCAGGTGTCATGAGTGGAACACCGCCGAAACTGCAACCATACCATGGAATGCTGATAGCTGACGAACCTGCAAGTGACGGCTGTGAAGTACCGACTTTGGAGACAGAGGAGTTCATCGGATGTCCGGGCTGGGTTCTGGCAGTTCTGGGCCAGATCTCGTCGATAGACGCGTCACAAAAAGCTAGCAGAGGCAATGCCTTCCACGGAAGAGCAGACGGAGACCGAGGGATACTGGCAGAAATTAAGACGAAGCTCCAAACTGGCCTAAGGGATACTCAAGTCGACTCACAGAGAGACTTGGCGGCCGATCAGGTTGCAGAGGCATGGATACACGGAGCAACACTCTACCTTCTTATGGTCGAACAAAGACGTCGACCTTCGCAGACTGAAACGAAAGATCACGTGCAGTTCATTGCAAGATTGATTGGATCACCTGCATGCCAGGTCTCCCTGCGCAGCATAATGTGGCCATTCTTCATAGCTGGAGTCCTGGCAGAGAAAGAGGACGAGATCATCTTTATCGAGGCTGTCTCCAAGTTGGGCCCGCTTAAAGCATTTGGATCTGCGAAAGAAGCTCTAAGTCTCTTGGAGCGGGCTTGGCTTGCGCGCGATGAGACTCCACGGCATGATTGGCGGCTTTCGGATTGTTTTGGCGGCGAACACAGGTACGGGTTACTTATTTAG
- a CDS encoding FMS1-Protein involved in the biosynthesis of pantothenic acid, which translates to MATTFIPSALEKPSNFGSNLEGLLKRAVITGADEKARMRGDNPLPSLEAPKKVIVVGAGISGLRAASVLRRHGLDVVIVEARDRIGGRICASSQPGKTRDLGAAWMHETSQNKLTKLIPKLGVDYYYDDGAPLYYTPYGKAGAQFKAKKVADEFADYCEWFYKNNPEAEDKSVDELVRSFVKKHDLITEDERLWAPQATREIELWIGTSTSVASSKHLSYFVTERNLYVLHGGYQKIVGWTAESIRDSIHLNQHVSDVQWSEDGTSSAVVTCQDAQGKEQRLTADAVVVTVPLGVLRRQLISFSPALPSDISEGINRFSYGALGKVFFEFAEVFWTKDHDQLIYYPAPPEHQEEGLVTDGILAHPTVTVNTWLMSGKKELCVQVAEPLTQRVEAMSNEELYSFFRPLFNLYRTEPYKALPKLVSIECTKWTQDPLAGFGTYSADKVGDEPSLFTDALVNHKYSRLQFAGEHCTLVANGCVHGAFATGETAATNLLSSFGIEYDGGDLVSLINGLN; encoded by the exons ATGGCTACTACCTTTATACCCAGCGCCTTGGAAAAACCAAGCAATTTTGGCTCTAATCTTGAGGGCCTTCTCAAGCGTGCTGTCATCACTGGcgctgatgagaaggctcGAATGAGAGGAGATAACCCTCTTCCAAGCCTAGAGGCACCAAAGAAAGTGATTGTAGTCGGCGCTGGAATTTCTGGGCTCCGAGCTGCTTCGGTCCTGCGCCGCCACGGCCTCGATGTTGTAATCGTCGAGGCCCGCGACCGTATCGGTGGCCGCATCTGTGCTAGCAGCCAGCCCGGCAAGACGCGTGATCTCG GCGCCGCTTGGATGCACGAAACTTCGCAAAATAAATTGACCAAGTTGATTCCGAAGCTGGGAGTCGACTATTACTACGATGACGGGGCACCTTTATACTACACGCCTTACGGTAAAGCCGGCGCTCAAttcaaagccaagaaagtGGCGGATGAATTCGCCGATTACTGTGAGTGGTTTTACAAGAATAATCCGGAGGCTGAGGACAAAAGCGTCGACGAGTTAGTAAGATCATTTGTGAAGAAGCACGATCTCATCACAGAAGATGAGCGCCTTTGGGCCCCACAAGCTACCAGAGAG ATAGAGCTCTGGATAGGCACAAGTACATCTGTAGCATCTTCAAAACACCTCAGCTATTTTGTTACGGAGCGTAACCTCTACGTTCTCCATGGTGGTTATCAGAAGATCGTTGGGTGGACAGCTGAGTCAATACGCGACTCTATTCACCTAAATCAACATGTCAGCGATGTTCAGTGGAGCGAGGATGGTACATCAAGTGCCGTCGTCACCTGTCAGGACGCTCAGGGCAAAGAACAGCGTTTGACCGCGGATGCTGTCGTTGTGACAGTACCCTTGGGTGTTCTTCGTCGTCAGTTGATTTCATTTTCGCCTGCCCTTCCGTCTGATATAAGTGAGGGGATAAATCGATTCAGTTATGGCGCCCTGGGCAAGGTATTCTTCGAGTTCGCCGAGGTCTTCTGGACCAAGGACCATGACCAGCTTATATACTACCCGGCACCCCCTGAACATCAGGAAGAAGGGCTTGTTACAGATGGCATCCTAGCCCACCCTACCGTCACCGTTAACACCTGGCTCATGTCGGGGAAGAAAGAGCTATGTGTCCAGGTTGCCGAGCCCTTGACGCAGCGGGTCGAAGCCATGAGTAATGAGGAGCTGTATAGCTTCTTCCGGCCTCTGTTCAATCTTTACCGCACTGAGCCATACAAGGCCCTCCCTAAACTTGTGAGTATCGAGTGCACAAAATGGACTCAAGATCCATTGGCTGGTTTTGGAACCTACTCGGCCGACAAGGTCGGTGATGAGCCCAGCCTATTCACTGACGCTTTGGTAAATCACAAGTATAGCCGTCTGCAGTTTGCCGGCGAGCATTGCACCTTAGTTGCTAATGGGTGCGTCCACGGAGCCTTTGCTACTGGTGAGACGGCTGCTACTAACTTGCTGAGTTCTTTCGGAATTGAGTATGATGGTGGCGACCTTGTTAGTCTCATAAATGGCTTAAATTAG
- a CDS encoding related to MFS transporter: protein MPTLWRTNESGLTAEVEFPPPSNTDRQQAFGNGRKYLILFIVSWNCLIVTFSSTSLLVATPEIASDLKTTTEIINATNAGVLVAMGCSSMIWSPLAELIGRRHSYNASLLFMLATSIGTAVATNLPGFTALRVLSGLTGTYFMVAGQTIIADIYEPLVRGRAVGFMQVGSVAGSAIGPCISGIIITFSHWRSIYWLQSSMAGLGLILSFYFIPNIESEVEQLHGKLSASERTLLGVLKRFNPSKILKQFLRPQVFLADLTCGFLAISQYGLLTCVRHVITPRYHIATPLISGLFYIAPGMGFVVGSVLGGRMSDHAVKRYIAKRKGSRLPKDRLNSGLVYLLAVLPISLLIYGWSLEKKFGGLALPIVMAFWIGVGLMGAWNGLNTYTAEVFPAERSEVVCSKYVLQYAFGATISATIVPLLDATGVGWTFTICTFLKIFGGIIVIFLARIVPNTGVWEHKS from the exons ATGCCAACTTTATGGAGAACCAACGAATCCGGCTTGACAGCCGAAGTCGAATTTCCACCTCCCTCCAACACGGATAGACAACAAGCGTTTGGTAACGGACGAAAGTATCTTATACTATTCATCGTCAGCTGGAACTGTCTGATTGTGACGTTCTCAAGTACATCGCTACTTGTAGCCACTCCCGAAATTGCCTCTGACCTCAAAACCACCACAGAAATCATCAATGCCACAAATGCTGGTGTTCTGGTCGCTATGGGATGCTCGTCGATGATATGGTCTCCTTTAGCTGAGTTAATCGGTAGAAGGCACAGCTATAATGCCTCCCTTCTCTTCATGCTGGCCACGTCTATTGGGACTGCTGTGGCAACAAACTTGCCAGGCTTCACGGCGCTCAGAGTCCTTTCAGGCCTTACGGGCACATACTTTATGGTGGCTGGCCAGACTATCATTGCGGACATCTATGAGCCTTTGGTTCGCGGTAGAGCTGTTGGCTTTATGCAAGTTGGAAGTGTCGCAGGATCTGCTATAG GGCCGTGTATCAGTGGTATAATCATCACTTTTAGCCACTGGCGGAGCATCTATTGGTTGCAGTCTTCAATGGCTGGCCTTGGTCTTATACTCTCTTTCTACTTTATCCCAAATATTGAGAGTGAGGTTGAGCAGCTTCATGGCAAGCTATCAGCATCAGAACGTACTTTATTGGGGGTCCTCAAACGATTCAACCCCAGCAAGATTTTAAAGCAATTCCTCCGGCCACAAGTTTTTCTCGCAGACTTGACATGCGGGTTCCTTGCAATTTCACAGTACGGCCTGCTTACGTGTGTCAGACACGTAATCACTCCCCGATACCATATCGCGACACCTTTGATCAGCGGTCTCTTCTACATTGCGCCGGGAATGGGCTTCGTAGTTGGGAGTGTCCTGGGTGGGCGTATGTCGGATCATGCCGTTAAGCGATACATTGCGAAACGTAAGGGCAGTCGCCTACCCAAAGACAGGCTGAACAGCGGACTGGTCTATTTACTTGCCGTATTACCCATTTCCTTACTTATCTATGGATGGAGTTTGGAAAAGAAATTTGGAGGCTTAGCGTTACCAATCGTTATGGCTTTCTGGATTGGGGTTGGCCTGATGGGGGCTTGGAATGGACTTAATACATATACTGCTG AAGTATTTCCTGCTGAACGCTCTGAGGTGGTCTGCAGCAAGTATGTGTTACAGTATGCTTTTGGTGCGACTATATCGGCCACCATCGTTCCTCTGCTCGATGCGACAGGAGTCGGTTGGACATTCACTATTT GCACGTTTCTTAAGATCTTTGGTGgaataatagttattttcCTTGCAAGAATTGTCCCAAATACGGGGGTCTGGGAGCATAAAAGCTAA
- a CDS encoding related to NADH oxidase, with amino-acid sequence MNHGRRADLYAENRGPGITDAGPTFLEISGRVKKESTAAREAFFLDFAEAIRKEFPDLPLLVMGGFRSRKLIEGALLSKALDMVGLSQPAVFDASAPSSTLLNMSKGDDEARAIAISIPTLWLLQKVGNYIIGAGYETVCRLVPHVVETDQRI; translated from the exons ATGAATCACGGCCGTCGGGCTGACCTTTATGCCGAGAATCGGGGGCCGGGGATCACTGACGCTGGGCCCACTTTCCTGGAAATCAGTGGG CGGGTGAAGAAAGAAAGCACAGCGGCAAGAGAAGCATTCTTTCTCGACTTCGCAGAAGCCATCCGAAAGGAGTTCCCAGATCTACCTCTGCTCGTCATGGGTGGATTCCGTAGCCGAAAGCTGATCGAAGGCGCTCTGCTAAGCAAAGCCCTGGATATGGTCGGACTGTCGCAACCAGCAGTGTTCGATGCTTCTGCTCCCTCGAGCACGCTACTGAATATGAGCAAAGGGGATGATGAGGCACGAGCCATTGCTATTTCTATTCCGACCCTTTGGTTATTGCAGAAGGTTGGCAACTATATTATTGGAGCTGGCTATGAAACGGTTTGTCGCCTGGTTCCTCATGTAGTCGAAACTGACCAAAGAATTTAG
- a CDS encoding putative HOL1-like protein produces MQSQTDLGSEHLIGTQRIIVSEGHRVTLNPQPTNSPNDPLNWSPWRKYWHAFLVLFIVGLTAATSNSAGSASDALLAKGISDSTENTGAGVLFAGIGYTTLLLSPLPALYGRRSTYLLCLLSSIAGSIWFAKTTRSADAIWSQLFVGASESCAEAAAQLSLSELFFSHQRGMVLGLYILATSVGTFLGPLFAGLITDSDLGWSWIGWLAVIISVATFVVFLFGFEETTFCRRAVLDGVHLSNANTEAPKMQKVNFGSDHASETGEQVSSFEDKPKTYWQRIAIVTPSPTLIGLGFKQYFSSLLGTFRVFSFPAVLYAGLQWGAQDAWLTFYLTVEEDNYYDAPWNYGDTSVALMNIPTLIGAVIGCFYGGWFSDKFVEWMARRRGGISEAEDRLWLMYPAAIINPVGLIVFGIGSDKGWLFPELWGAYIGLGFIGFGWGCAGDIGMSYLADCYPDMILEGMVGVAVINNSIALIFTFCASIWMDSQSLTWVFTIIGLLSFAFFMTTAPMQYWGKSARRWTAPMYCRFIEHRDGV; encoded by the exons ATGCAGTCTCAAACTGACCTTGGAAGCGAGCATCTTATTGGAACGCAACGCATCATCGTCTCTGAAGGACACCGAGTCACCCTCAACCCCCAACCAACCAACTCCCCTAACGATCCTCTGAACTGGTCCCCATGGCGGAAATACTGGCATGCATTCCTCGTGCTCTTCATTGTAGGCTTAACTGCCGCCACCAGCAACTCGGCCGGCAGTGCTTCAGACGCCCTGCTGGCGAAAGGCATCAGCGACAGCACTGAGAACACAGGTGCCGGTGTTCTGTTCGCCGGCATCGGTTACACGACACTTCTCCTCTCCCCACTGCCCGCCCTGTATGGCCGCCGCAGCACATACCTCCTCTGTCTCCTTTCGTCTATTGCTGGGAGTATATGGTTCGCCAAGACGACGCGGTCTGCCGATGCTATCTGGAGCCAGCTCTTTGTAGGTGCCTCTGAGTCATGTGCCGAGGCTGCCGCGCAGTTGTCGCTCTCGGAGCTTTTCTTTAGTCATCAGCGCGGTATGGTTCTCGGTCTGTACATCCTCGCCACCAGTGTTGGAACTTTTCTTGGTCCGTTGTTTGCTGGACTTATCACCGATAGTGATCTTGGCTGGAGCTGGATTGGCTGGTTAGCGGTCATCATCAGCGTGGCAACCTTTGTTGTCTTCCTATTTGGCTTCGAGGAGACAACTTTCTGTCGCAGAGCAGTTCTCGACGGTGTTCACCTATCCAACGCCAATACAGAAGCTCCCAAGATGCAAAAAGTCAACTTTGGAAGTGACCATGCATCAGAAACGGGTGAGCAGGTGAGCTCGTTTGAGGACAAACCCAAGACATACTGGCAGCGGATCGCAATAGTGACGCCGTCGCCTACACTCATTGGCCTTGGTTTCAAGCAATACTTCTCCTCACTTCTTGGAACATTCCGAGTCTTTAGCTTCCCTGCTGTTCTCTATGCTGGGCTGCAATGGGGTGCACAAGATGCGTGGCTAACATTTTACCTTACTGTTGAGGAGGATAACTATTACGATGCCCCATGGAACTACGGAGATACCTCAGTGGCATTGATGAACATACCTACCCTGATTGGTGCCGTTATTGGCTGCTTCTATGGAGGTTGGTTCTCGGATAAATTCGTTGAATGGATGGCACGGCGTCGAGGTGGCATAAGCGAAGCTGAAGACCGACTATGGCTCATGTATCCGGCAGCCATAATTAACCCTGTTGGTCTTATTGTTTTTGGCATTGGATCTGACAAAGGCTGGCTTTTCCCTGAGCTTTGGGGGGCTTATATCGGTCTTGGCTTCATAGGTTTCGGTTGGGGATGCGCAGGAGATATTG GTATGAGCTACCTGGCCGACTGCTACCCGGATATGATTTTGGAGGGAATGGTAGGTGTGGCTGTGATCAACAATAGCATCGCCCTTATATTCACCTTCTGCGCGAGTATCTGGATGGACAGCCAATCTCTTACCTGGGTATTCACTATCATTGGTTTGCTGTCTTTTGCCTTCTTTATGACAACCGCTCCTATGCAATATTGGGGCAAGTCAGCTCGGCGCTGGACAGCACCTATGTACTGTAGATTTATTGAACATAGGGATGGAGTTTGA
- a CDS encoding related to ankyrin — protein sequence MASNYQAFNPQIPSIFDAALYDNYDEVCSLIQQNVDVNAINPNTGATALHMASGLERGRVVKILLEAGADHSIVDDLHETPMHQAAITGNCEAVKLLLEAGASPHGKGRDDSTPTHMAAWNGHTDALKLLINAGADIHAVDEMGQTPLHVAANHGAGPATLQILLKAGGDINARSDSGKTPLLAAGGYDDMVEFLVQEGADLEIADNNGMTALHIAARDGVRSQVQFILDTNRFEVNGKTKDGMTSLHFAAAKSYCEDITSLLLDSGANIDEVDNDGNTALHLACESWQDSVVKILLDKRADTEKKNQKNGETPLHVAARIGRIGPLRALLEAGANPRTTDQNGRTPRQSAEAAKAEQIVLQIEEWEKQGPHSDELNSQVRGQILKAAETWDEICYTVSSLTL from the exons ATGGCATCTAACTACCAAGCATTCAATCCCCAGATTCCATCCATCTTTGATGCAGCATTATACGACAACTATGACGAAGTCTGCTCCTTGATCCAGCAGAATGTTGATGTGAACGCTATCAACCCAAACACAGGCGCCACTGCATTGCACATGGCGAGCGGTTTGGAAAGAGGGCGCGTGGTCAAAATCCTCCTAGAGGCCGGTGCAGATCATTCGATCGTCGACGATCTACACGAAACTCCAATGCATCAGGCCGCAATCACTGGGAACTGCGAAGCTGTGAAGCTTCTGCTTGAAGCTGGCGCAAGCCCTCATGGAAAAGGACGTGACGATTCAACCCCGACACATATGGCGGCTTGGAACGGCCATACTGATGCTCTGAAGCTCTTGATCAATGCTGGCGCGGACATACATGCTGTCGATGAAATGGGACAAACGCCCCTTCATGTGGCTGCAAATCACGGAGCCGGCCCGGCTACCTTGCAAATCCTTCTCAAAGCAGGAGGCGATATCAATGCCAGATCCGACAGTGGAAAAACGCCCTTGCTTGCGGCAGGGGGATATGATGATATGGTGGAATTCCTAGTTCAGGAGGGTGCAGATCTGGAGATTGCGGATAATAATGGGATGACAGCTTTGCACATTGCCGCGAGAGATGGAGTGCGCAGTCAAGTACAGTTCATTCTTGACACAAATCGCTTTGAAGTTAATGGCAAAACGAAAGATGGAATGACATCGCTCCATTTCGCCGCGGCCAAGTCGTATTGTGAAGATATCACCTCGCTTCTTTTGGATAGCGGCGCCAATATCGACGAAGTCGACAACGATGGAAATACAGCTTTGCATTTGGCCTGCGAGAGTTGGCAGGATAGCGTCGTCAAGATATTGCTCGACAAGAGAGCCGATacggagaagaagaaccaaAAGAACGGAGAGACACCTTTGCACGTTGCCGCACGTATTGGACGAATCGGCCCTCTTCGTGCGTTGCTTGAAGCCGGAGCTAACCCGCGAACGACGGACCAGAACGGGAGAACTCCAAGACAGAGTGCGGAAGCTGCAAAAGCGGAGCAGATTGTATTACAGATTGAAGAGTGGGAAAAGCAGGGGCCTCATAGTGATGAACTCAATAGTCAAGTCCGGGGCCAGATCTTGAAGGCTGCCGAGACCTGGGATGAGATT tgCTATACTGTAAGCAGCCTAACTCTCTGA